One Aegilops tauschii subsp. strangulata cultivar AL8/78 chromosome 7, Aet v6.0, whole genome shotgun sequence genomic window carries:
- the LOC109745825 gene encoding UDP-glycosyltransferase 86A1, with translation MVREPAQHFVSSLAVGARPWRRDETSVSCLYIYVPPSSSPPYLPPITRTTSPKSRRMGHEMVASNGTGNGGGRRTAKPHAVVIAYPYQGHVIPAAHLALRLAARGFAVTFVNTESVHEQTARALGVDRHRYDIFAGARASSDHKEPLDVRYELVSDGFPLGFDRSLNHDQFKEGELHVLAAHVEDLLRRLVVDPASTCLVADTFFVWPATLAKKFGVPYVSFWTEPALIFNLYYHMDLLAEHGHFNSSKGPPRKDTITYVPGVPAIEPHELMSYLQDTDATTVVHRIIFKAFDEARRADYVLCNTVEELEASTVAALRAEKPFYAVGPIGFPRGGAGGGGVATSMWAESDCSQWLDAQPPGSVLYVSFGSYAHVTRQELHDIAAGVLASGARFLWAMRPDIVSSDDPDPLPEGFAAASAGRGLVVPWCCQVEVLAHAALAGFLTHCGWNSVLESVWAGVPMLCFPLLTDQFTNRRLVVREWRVGVPIGDRGKVFPDEVSARIQGVISGQEGKELRQALRKVTAKLKAAAAPGGSSQRSFDDFVDELTHRCACGGGGGRTLMT, from the coding sequence ATGGTGCGTGAGCCCGCCCAGCATTTTGTCTCATCACTTGCTGTCGGAGCGCGGCCATGGAGACGAGACGAGACGAGCGTCTCTTGTCTGTATATTTACGTGCCGCCATCGTCCTCTCCTCCCTACCTACCGCCCATCACGCGCACCACGAGTCCAAAATCTAGACGCATGGGGCACGAGATGGTGGCATCCAACGGCACCGGcaacggcggcggccggaggacgGCGAAGCCGCACGCCGTGGTGATCGCGTACCCGTACCAGGGCCACGTCATCCCGGCGGCGCACCTCGCGCTGCGCCTCGCCGCGCGCGGCTTCGCCGTCACCTTCGTCAACACCGAGTCCGTGCACGAGCAGACCGCGCGAGCCCTCGGCGTCGACCGCCACCGCTATGACATCTTCGCCGGCGCGCGCGCCTCGTCGGACCACAAGGAGCCGCTCGACGTGCGGTACGAGCTGGTCAGCGACGGCTTCCCGCTGGGCTTCGACCGCTCGCTCAACCACGACCAGTTCAAGGAGGGCGAGCTGCACGTGCTCGCCGCGCACGTCGAGGACCTGCTCCGCCGCCTCGTCGTCGACCCGGCCTCCACCTGCCTCGTCGCCGACACCTTCTTCGTCTGGCCGGCGACTCTGGCCAAGAAGTTCGGCGTGCCCTACGTGTCCTTCTGGACCGAGCCGGCCCTCATCTTCAACCTCTACTACCACATGGACCTGCTCGCCGAGCACGGCCACTTCAACTCCTCCAAGGGCCCGCCGCGGAAGGACACCATCACGTACGTCCCCGGCGTGCCGGCGATCGAGCCGCACGAGCTCATGTCCTACCTGCAGGACACGGACGCCACCACCGTCGTGCACCGCATCATCTTCAAGGCCTTCGACGAGGCCCGGCGCGCCGACTACGTGCTCTGCAACACCGTCGAGGAGCTGGAGGCGTCCACCGTCGCCGCGCTGCGCGCCGAGAAGCCCTTCTACGCCGTCGGCCCCATCGGCTTCccccgcggcggcgccggcggcggcggcgtcgccaCCTCCATGTGGGCCGAGTCCGACTGCTCCCAGTGGCTGGACGCGCAGCCGCCGGGCTCCGTGCTCTACGTTTCCTTCGGCAGCTACGCGCACGTCACCCGGCAGGAGCTGCACGACATCGCGGCCGGGGTCCTCGCCAGCGGCGCCAGGTTCCTCTGGGCGATGCGGCCGGACATCGTCAGCTCCGACGACCCGGACCCGCTGCCCGAGGGCTTCGCGGCCGCCTCCGCAGGCCGTGGCCTCGTCGTGCCCTGGTGCTGCCAGGTGGAGGTGCTCGCCCACGCCGCGCTGGCCGGCTTCCTCACGCACTGCGGCTGGAACTCCGTCCTCGAGAGCGTGTGGGCCGGCGTGCCCATGCTCTGCTTCCCGCTGCTCACCGACCAGTTCACCAACCGGCGGCTCGTCGTGCGTGAGTGGCGCGTCGGCGTGCCCATCGGGGACCGCGGCAAGGTGTTCCCCGACGAGGTGAGCGCCAGGATCCAGGGCGTCATATCCGGCCAAGAGGGCAAAGAACTCCGCCAGGCGCTCAGGAAGGTGACGGCCAAGCTCAAGGCCGCCGCGGCGCCCGGCGGGTCGTCGCAGAGGAGCTTCGACGACTTCGTCGACGAGCTCACCCACCGTTGCgcatgcggcggcggcggtggacgtACATTGATGACCTAA
- the LOC109745820 gene encoding mitochondrial pyruvate carrier 4: MASKIQAFLNHPAGPKTIHFWAPTFKWGISIANIADFAKPPEKISYPQQIAVACTGVVWSRYSMVITPKNWNLFSVNVAMAGTGLYQLSRKIRQDYFSDDGKEVAAASLEG, from the exons ATGGCTTCAAAGATTCAAGCCTTCTTGAACCATCCTGCTGGCCCCAAAACCA TTCATTTTTGGGCTCCAACATTTAAATGGGGGATCAGCATTGCGAACATTGCCGACTTTGCTAAGCCTCCAGAAAAGATATCCTATCCTCAGCAAATCG CGGTTGCCTGCACTGGAGTCGTCTGGTCACGCTACAGCATGGTTATCACACCG AAAAACTGGAACCTTTTCAGCGTTAACGTTGCGATGGCCGGCACAGGCCTGTACCAGCTTTCCCGTAAAATAAG GCAAGACTACTTCTCTGATGATGGAAAGGAGGTGGCTGCTGCATCACTGGAAGGGTAG